CTTTTGCGGCGGCGTTTCTAACTGTTTCACAGGTTACATCTTTTGATTTTCCAAGACCGAGGAAAGAGATTTTTGAGGCAGGAAGTTTGCCTTGAGTTGAAACAACCAAAACATCTCCTTTTTTAGCCTCAAATTCATCTTTTCTGGACAACAACTTTTCAAGCGGATTTTTTTTATCTTCAAAAACGCCGAGAAGCAGGATATCGCATACAGCTTTCTGGTAGGACAAATTTTTAATTTGGATTTTCATATTTAAATGTCTCTCCTTTTATTGGTTTACTTTTTTCAAGAATTCCGCTGGTTTTACAATTTTTATCCCGCTAAATTTTCTTAAATCTAAAAGGTGTTTGTCGCCGGAAACAATATAGTCGGCATTTCCAGATAAGGCACAATCAATAAATTTATTATCATCTGCATCTTCTTTTACAAAAAAAGTTTTCCTGTGAGGAGCTATAAGAACCATTTTCTTTTGAAAATTCCAAGCCCATTCATTCATATCAGCGAAAGACAAATCGAATCTGGATAAAACCAACAAATATTCAGAAATTATATCGTTGGAAGTCAAGGCATCAAAAGAACCTTCCCTCCAAAAATCCAATATTTTCTTTGGATTTCCTCCCCAAAGG
This portion of the candidate division WOR-1 bacterium RIFOXYB2_FULL_36_35 genome encodes:
- a CDS encoding putative toxin-antitoxin system toxin component, PIN family, with protein sequence MLKVVFDTNVIVSSLWGGNPKKILDFWREGSFDALTSNDIISEYLLVLSRFDLSFADMNEWAWNFQKKMVLIAPHRKTFFVKEDADDNKFIDCALSGNADYIVSGDKHLLDLRKFSGIKIVKPAEFLKKVNQ